DNA from Branchiostoma lanceolatum isolate klBraLanc5 chromosome 6, klBraLanc5.hap2, whole genome shotgun sequence:
TTTAGACATGCTGGTAGCTGTATTCTATCAGTGAGTCAGTAATGAGATGGACAAGCTGCATAGTGTACTACAGACATACCTTCATTAATCTTTTAATGTAGGCAAATCTCTGCTTCAGGGGACCCATGTACCAGTACCTGAAACAGGAAGACAGGGTCGTGTCAGGCAAGTATTTCAACTGAAAAGCAGCAGGATAAACATATTGTATGTCAAGTATCAATTTTACATCACATTCTATGCCAAAAAACTTACTTGTCCAGATTCTGCTCAGCATCTCTGAAGGCTCCCCATCGAATCCCAAGAGTGGCAAATACTGGCTTGCTGTTCTCATCCTGAAAACACAAAGCATGTCGACTTATCAGCAGCTACTCTCATATAATTATGAGATGAAAACCACCACGATACTATCCATCCTTGATGAATGGTATAGATTTGCAGGTGTAACATGACTTTACTTCCAAGCAAATGCTACTGAAGTACTATAACTATACCTGTAGTGGCTGTATTCTCATGACGTCTACTGGACATGTCAACTCCTTGATAACTGCCATTGCTGATTCTGCTATCCACCTACAGAAAATAGGGAAGTTTTTGAAAAATTACAAAGTGGTTCAGAGTAGCTTGTAAGTGATAAATTAATGCAGCAAAGTAATCTATATCATTGCTCTTCAAAGTGTGCAACACAAAGTGTAGAAGCTTGCAACTCCTCAGGCACATTTCAAATAAGAAACTAAATAGCTTCTAGTGGTGCTACAGTTTGAGGACTTTCACAAGTTACCTGACTTCTGATTCTCTGCTGGCAAACAAAGAGGTGGCTAGGGTGTTGTTTTTTCCTAGGGGGATGATGCCTATTGGTATCTTACTGGTCTGAAACTGATAGAAAAAATTATGTGTTATTTTGACTTAGCAGAAATATTAGTACCCAAATTTTACAGGAATTAAATCTTAAAAATGTTATGTTCAGTTAAGACTTTTATCAGAGGATTACAACAAGAACAAATATTTCACCTGATCACTTCTTCTGAGCATTCCAGTGACAACCTATTTGAGAggatgaagaaagaaaacatgtgACTCTTGATGCAGTAATGGTACTGATACAAAACAGAAGACAGGCAAGTGTCTGAGGCCAGCAGTATCCACTGACGACTATTGAGCGTACCTCCATGAGGGTTCCATCTCCCCCTGCCACCAGTACTGCATCTGTACGCTGCAGGGTATCCGGGAAACTGGCTAGGGCTTTGGCATGGCCCTCATAGTCAGTCTGGAGCATGGAAGGATACATCAATGTTTATATtacaaaaaatatcaaaggaaaacaATGGGTCTCATTTATGCTGTGGGTTTATATTCTCATTGCCAATCATTAACTTTTCACACGTTACAAAATTTACGTTACACCAAGGACACGTTACATATTTTCACACGACGTGACGTTACAAAAACTTCAAAGCATATAAGTTAATACGGTAACACATTGGTAAAATAACTCCATACATTTTTGAAATGTCACAGcaaaaaggttaaaacaaaCTAGTACAGCAATGTTACCAAATAGTAACACATCCTAAGAATAGTAAGATCTGATACACCCATAAGCCATATTCTAAatttgaaattccctttcaaagtttcattgTTGTTGGAGAGTCTGACCTCTATTATGGAGACTTCTAGACCTGCTAGATGAAGCAGAGGGACTGCATTTTTCTCAAACTTCTTTCGTGCTTGTCTGTGGAAGAAGGAAAATATACAAATCAATAACAGGAAATGATCATGTTGACATGATCATGTATTACCTTTACCTTAAGGCTTACCTTccatcatgtactagtattaggCCGTAATAATCATTTGTAGAGTGTAAAAGTCAATGGTACAGTCTTAATACGTGTTGATACATAACTTCATTCAAACTTCAGCATGGGTgcatatctataaaaaaaggTAACAAGGACAAAGCTCAGACTTAAAGGACAAAGCACAacgcttttttgttagctagaaGTGCAATAGGGCTTTGCATCAGCTTGAGTATTTAGCCATTTTTTCACACATTGGTTCACCCCTGCTCTTCTTGAAGTTTTggtttcttttcatttctttgcaatagcaataatgaaacaaaaaagtTTGCAACTAGAACCATCTTGATTCCTACCCATTACAAGCAGCTGGGTTGAGGAAGACAACCACTTTTCTTGTCTGTCCCATGCAGTGTAGAGGTTGTTTGCCATATtcctgaaaataaacaaaatttttaacaaactactgtaaacgcatttactttcacagtggtttaaccattttatttcgcagtaggatgaaaaaggaggttttgcagtgttttaaattcacgGTTGGAGGAATTTTGTAGTATGGACGTAATATATTGGAaatgtatatttgcagtgtcatgcaTCTACGATGGAGAGGTCACTGTGCaaaccgcaaaattaaaactacCATGAAAGTGTCAAGACTTAAACAGTTACAGCAATCTCTAGTACGAGAGCCCAGGCAGAAAAGGCGAGTCTCGCAAAGAGGAACGTCTGACTGAAGTAACAACtctaagtgtgtgtgtgtgcaattaCTGAATATTGCatcatttttgatgattttgtgaaaaattttgTCTTGTAGTACGTCGTTATTCCCTCACCTGTGCTCTGCCACAAAATTCTCTTCTTACAAGGTTTTCTCTGTAAAAATGAAGGGAAAAACATAAGATAGAGTTCCTTTTGAATAACTTACACTTTTAATGTACATAATGTCAAGGTCCGACTTTTGTATACTTATGTTTATTCATCGTACAGTaaatccaaggacattataatgtccttggtaaatcAATAAATATTTACAACAAATCATCAACAAAACAATTATGCACATGGcatgatgcccccctccccttttctTTTCCAGGGCGGTATTTGACGTAATATTCCACGCTACATTTTCACATTGCACGCTCATGTCAAAGGTGGCTTACTGATGTTGGTTGTTCAGATATCTGCCTAAAAACGCGACGGCAACCCCTCCAAAAGTCAGTTTCTTCCAGTGATTTCTGTAAAACCTCCAGACAGCCGCCATTATGACCTCTAGTGACCCGGACGTGCATAGACTAGACCACTAGGCTCAAGATGTTAGGGAGGAGAGAATATAAGGTTATATCGAATCATAAACATTTGATAAAAAAGTATATTTATAAGTATACAAAAATTCATCaataaatacaacatatttctatCTACATAGTGATTTGTAGTTTTTCGTATTTCATAATCTTCTTAAATTTCCAACTTATTTGATTCCCtcctttgaaaatgaaatattcctTAGTGCTGAGGGATGCCGGGAACTTACGCTAACATGGCGGAATTTTGTAACCTGAGACGCGGCCTTATCTAAACTTTTAAACATATTCTCGTCTGGTCGCGATTTCCATGCACTTTTACAGCTACAGGAGGTCGTCGTCGAACCAGGGCAGCTAAAGGAACAGCTTCGATGCCCAGGAAGGGCctgtgtttttaaaaattcaccTCGGAGTGAGTGCTATTTTCAGGTGAGATTTGGACCCCCACCGTTTTGACTATCCGGTAGCGATAGCGTTGTTTTCTTGGCTCACGCAACCTTGTTTACATTCTCCAAgtatatcttaaagtttgtttgacGAAGGTGTAACAGACTGGGAAcaaatttatctatttgttggCACATTGCATAGATCTTGTAGTTTGTAAATTGCCGCCTCTTCATGACTTTTTCACTGGTGATTCTACGTCAACTATGCAAAGTACTTTCGACGGTTCATGATCATGACGTTTGACATTTTGCACGTAGTTTTGATACTCCAGAGAATTGTTTCACTGTCAAAAAGTCGCCTTAATCATTCTCTATGCATTGATTTATTGGTTCAAGTGCGCTGAAACAGTATAGTCATCACTTTCCATGTCCCACTGTGTTGTAGTGCTGGCCTTGGTGCTAGAAAGCTTTTTCTAATCACATCTTTTTAAAATTGTAGATCATAGTGAGGGTTACATGAGTTTGATTTGAATCAAATTCGTGTCCACTGCCTTTCTTTTAATTCCTAAATTATATTTCATGACGATTTATTGCAAAATTCATTTAGAATCAGATTTTAATGATATACGTGCCCGTAGGGTCCTAAGGGAAATAGATTGAACAATGAGCTTGTTGACAAACGGATGCGAGTCAAGGTCTAGTCAGAATAAAGATGTCCCTAGAGACACAGTAGACTGCAGTATTCAATTACATCATTTCAACATTATGATCTATGATTACAACTGTCACAATCTTAGTCTTACACATTTCAAAACAGTAACAGTGATTTCTTAGGGTCGTcttaaaatataaaaatatttatgaaatgtatttttatttCCAAAATTTTCAGATCATGAGAATCCCATTAACAATAtgatacaaattacaatttgtctgattttttttaatcaacagCAAACATTCCATCCCAGAttatgttaccatggcaacgtcaACCATCACCATGACTGAGGAGACCACTGACACCCACACCAGTGGAGAAGGGTCGCTGCCTTTCTCCGGCAGCAGGAGTGGGGACAGTTCACCCAGGAGGAACACCTTCAGGGTCGGCTTC
Protein-coding regions in this window:
- the LOC136436752 gene encoding acylglycerol kinase, mitochondrial-like; this encodes MAAVWRFYRNHWKKLTFGGVAVAFLGRYLNNQHQENLVRREFCGRAQEYGKQPLHCMGQTRKVVVFLNPAACNGQARKKFEKNAVPLLHLAGLEVSIIETDYEGHAKALASFPDTLQRTDAVLVAGGDGTLMEVVTGMLRRSDQFQTSKIPIGIIPLGKNNTLATSLFASRESEVRWIAESAMAVIKELTCPVDVMRIQPLQDENSKPVFATLGIRWGAFRDAEQNLDKYWYMGPLKQRFAYIKRLMKEWPSEVSAVLSYNVQPVETVITKDPEPEPDTSWWAWFWPWKSTQEVTMEPEEDPNEAVMPDSWDTERRVSAVELTASTTNTTLSKEKHIVVSSSPKLSREDFVNLGDLSANTKTPPQDVPGQDWSKVQVDAFQLEPQIPEGKESWFSIDNEQYEVMPIKVKILPNKLRFFCNKEERLASSQLL